From the Coffea eugenioides isolate CCC68of chromosome 1, Ceug_1.0, whole genome shotgun sequence genome, the window GGCTTCTTGCATAACCCTCTTCGGATTCACTGCTCCATTAGGCTCAGATTCGGCAGCAACCCTCGAATTCTTCATGAGATCCCTTGCGTATTTTCCTGCATCTATACCTTGCTTGCACCAGCCACCAACACCATCCGCGACTCCAATTGTCTGCGCCTCTAAGCTTACGAAGTGAGCATCGTCGCCTTCGGGCTTTTCAGGGTTATCTTTGGGAAGATAAGCGGACCCCGCAACCATCTTCAGACCTACTGACGGAGTAGCACTGCTCTTCTTAGAGTTAAGCTCAACGGGCAAGAAATCTGATGCTGCTGTTGGAATCCACCGCCGGAAGTCGGATGCTTCCGCGGAAACCCGTTGCCAAGGGTTAAGCTCAACGGGCAAGATATCTTTTACTGCTACTGCTAATACTGTGGGAGCAAAGCGCCTGTAATCGGATGCTTCCATTGGAGCCCATTGCCTGTTATCCGACGGGTCTGCTGGAACCCAAAAATTTCTTATTGTGTATGGATTCATTCTAACAGGAGAGTTATTACCTTTTCTTTCATGAAAGAAATTAGTGGCGTAACAGTTTGAATTATAATGATGATGCTCCCAACTTTCAGACGATCGGGGCCTCTTTAAGGTAGCCATGCATTAGTGAACTTAATATCACACCAACTAATTAATGCGtgaaattaaacaaaagaaaacactAGTAATTAAAGAACTAGAGAAGAAGGATTGATCAGAAGGAGAACCCTCTGGGAAAAGGTTGACAGTAATTTGAAAATCTAACTAAGAAACGGCAAAGATGCTGaatgaatgaaagaaaaagcTGCATAAGGGAGTGCAGGACATACGTATCATATTATATAGACTATAGTGAAATCCGCGGCCGTAGAGCAGCCCTCCTCCTATTTCGATTCGGATACGGAAAGCTAGGTAAAGTAGTGTTGGAGTTCCACTTCTATATCCTtgtgaaaaaaggaaaactttAAAACTTTAGTCATATTCTTTTACAGTTCACTTCTCATGTCGTTCATTATTATCGTTAAAGGCTACAATAATTTTAATGTGATGAATATTATCTGAGAAATATTAGGACTACAGAGCGTCATGTATGCCATATACAAATGAAAACAAAGAGTTTTTGTAAATGAGTATGACAACAAGAAAGATATGAAATATCTAAGAAAAATTTGTGCAATGAAATTTCAAGGAAACTTAATTAACAATATTAATAAACATATTTCTTTCACCTTTAATTATATGAGTTTTAATATGTAAAAACTATGTGTAGATGAGGTTGGATTGaagattatttgaattttttttttatgagaaTAATAGTGTAATTatttttgatatgatgtatgtgatataaaaatatatgttgagaagataaaaagatgattaaaaaacATATCCATCgtacagtaaaaaaaaaaaatttgaaaaaagatTTTGAATCcaaatttttaaagtttttatttGGGATAACAGACTTCATTATGATTTTGAAGTTATATTCAACAGCGCATGattaaaaaagtgaaaaaaataaaGTGCTTTTAATTTTGCTGAACAATTCATAAGGATGAATTACCTGCAAAGACTTGTTCTTTTACTAGAAATCCTACTTATTTCAAACATTTTTATTTCTACAATTTAGTCCTTGAACGTATTTTGGATATCTATTCAATAGCCCACGCAGTTTCTCTATAAATCAAATAGTTGCTTTAATTAAGTAGTTTCTGGCTAccaactaaaacaaaagatacaGCAATTAAGCTGCATGAAATTAAACATAACAGTAGAAACTAGACATGAAGATAATTGAACATATCAAGGAATTGGGATTAATTACTTTCATTGATATGCTTCACGAGTTTTGACTAGACTATCGAACCTTTCCCAGATAGTAAGAGGTCACAAAATACTTGGATACAAACattaaggaaaggaaaattagAATAAAAGTTCCATTTGGGGGATCAACTTCATCATTACGATGAAAGTGGGGGCATAAGAGAGATAGAGATcaaaaaaaatcttattttcttttttttgcaaaatctaattttctgtctCCTCCTCTCCTATCTCTTTTTCCTTATTAGTATTGATAAGCATaacaaagaaatttgagaaatcCTTTTATTGTTATATTTTTGGAACTCttagagtgaaaaaaaaagagaagaataaccattcccacttttttttattttaattatacataaaaagggtaaatacataaaaaaaaatttcaaacacacTGGTCAGGTTAACAATGGAAAAAAagactaaaaaataatattatggAATAAAATGATTGTAACACTATAATTTAAATGGATAAAGCGATAAATAACCgtagtaatgctataaaataaaagggtatttttattCAAATTTCGTTAACATGAGTTGAATTACCTATGAGGATGAAGTGAGGAAAAACTAACATTATAgggtaaattgataatagtGATATAGTTTGaaggggtaaagtgataataatccAAATTAAAATACCAGAGTAGGTGTGAATCGGCGGGTAAACAAaccttttcaaatttcaaatgagggccatatttttttccttgtattttcttgcctttttgCCTGCCAGGCCCGCCGATCATCTCGTGTCTGTTTCATTATGTTGAGTATTGACAGTATGCATTCCACAACTCAACTCGGTTGCTAACCTTTTCGTCTTCTCCCTCAGGCTTCAGCTGTGGGGTTACTAAAATGTTTTCTTGGTAAGTTCCAATCTTTTCTTATTTTGAGCTTACTGCAGCtatatttctttcttcttttttgttctttgttATTTTCAGTAAGAAAAGACAACGGGGTTGCGGTAATCTCTATTAGCGGGATTCTTTCTTCATGTGTCTTATATTTCTCAATTTTCATAATTTTAGATGCTGGTTTATGCTTGtcgcctcttttttttttttttttttcctctttttgaaGGTGAAAAAAAACGAACCAAAGCGTTTCCGTAGATAATAATTGATTAGCatgggttttatttatttattattttttttgcaaatgGGAGAATGATCATGATTGTGatgtcaaaaaagaaaaaggcaaaaaaatgaGGATTAATTATTTTTGAGATTCCTCGATCTGGGATTCTGTTAATTTCTTTGCTATGCATAACCAACGATTGGGCGGACGTTAATCGTTCAGGAGATTCTATATTTATTGGTTCAACATCACAAGTTTTAGCCCATTGGCCATCTAAGTTCTTGAAGGATAGTTGGCAACAAATGGCAAAAGACAACGACGCCAACACTTATGAAGAAGCTCGTAAGCAAAGGGTTTTGGACAACAAGAAAAGATTCGAGGTAGTATCcttcttctccttttctttcttttttccaccTTTTTCTTCCATGTCTGTACCTTTCAACTGTCTACTTCTATCACTCTGTCCTCTTCCCTCAATGTGTTGGTACATTAGTTCGCTTCTTTCTCTGTCTCCAACGACCCATCCTCGTATACATATGTTTACAATTTTGTACGAAGAATACTTTTTCAAGAGAAGTCAACATGTTTTCAGATTAAGAAATGAGATGAAATCAAGCATTTCTTTATTATCACAAAATCAGGGACATGGAACTTCTTTTGCCACATTTATAACAGTAGTCCACATTTGTATGTTGCTGCTGTGGTACTACAAATTAACTGCCACAAAAAAATAGAGTTAAATTTGTCTCTatcattcattctttttttcttttttctttttttatcctCTGTGTGAAAGGATCTGGGGATTTTGAGCATCTCCAAAAGCCTTTCTGAGGTATCAAAATCTGAGAAGAAGTCACAGGTAAAACTACTCATTTTTCCTTTActaaaattttcagttttacgAGTCTTTAGGTTCTTTAATCACTGTTTTTCTCCCTCATTATGCCAAGCAGCGAAGCCTTAGTAGGCCAAAACCAAACGATGTTTACATGGTGGAGCCAAGACGGTCATCACGTGCGCGCACTCAGGTTACTTCATACCGCGATGATGTAAGTAACTATATGTTTTGATCTTCCCAGCCTCGAGTTTAGAACAAATGCTCCTGACATATTTGCTCACCTGTGCCTGAGTTCTGGTTTCATGCTTCCAATCAGATAGATCTAAGATTAAAGAAATTCATAGTTTCTTATTCCTGTTCATGATAAACTCAGAGGGCCTCCATATTTTAAATCATAACTACAAACGCAAAGCAAAAGGTCAATTATTATATGCCTGTTTCTTTTCTGCCAATGTCCTGACTCTGAGACAGTGATCTACATATTCGGAGTGTTATCTCATGCAGATCATTTCATCCTATTATCTCCTGTTAATCGTTCGTTGATGCTTACTAAGTTTTTTAGAAGCAAAAGCATAGGTCTGTTCTCCAGCATTTAGTTGTGATAAATTGCCTAATAAGTTGCTCCTTAACAACAGGTAGATGTAGACCTTCCACGTATGCGGAAGAGATCAAAGTGGAGTTCTTCATGGGCAAGGTAATATAATTGTCTTTCTCTATTTATTATTGCCATGTGGTTTGGCCAAATTTCTGCTAATACTAATCCTGGACTGGCAGTTATCTGGCTAGACCAATGGAAGAAGTTAGAGCTGCGTCATATGAAGAAAGATCTCGCGCACGGCTGTCTGCTGAGAAGCTCCAAAGCAACTTACAGTTAGAGAATCCATCCTTTATCAAATCAATGGTTCGGTCtcatgtttatagttgtttcTGGTTGGTAAGTAGCTGTACATTGCCAATGTTAAAACAGCATGTGTGGGATGGGGAGAAGAGAAGAGTTGCAGAATATCATGGTTAACATGCACAAATCCCTCTTAACACTTCTATTCGATGCAATGATCAGGGGCTTCCAAGTTCATTTTGTGAGGACCATTTGCCCAAGTCTACTGTAGATATGGTTTTAGAGGATGAGGAAGGCTTAGAGTTTGAGGCTGTCTACATTAGCAAGAGAAGTGGGCTTAGTGGTGGATGGAGAGCATTTGCTCTGGAACATAAACTGGATGATGGTGATGCTTTAGTATTTGAGTTGATTGAGCCAACGAGATTCAAGGTTGGTGGAATTACTACATTTGTTATATGCTCCAATTTATTATCATAAGAATATGGAAGTAAACTTAAAGTTAGCATGGTTGTTCTTTAAATCGAATGTTCAAGCTTCCAGCTTGGGAAGAGTTCATCTCGTTCCTATCTCTAGTAATCTCCTCCTTCAcgtgttcttttttctttctttcttaaaCAACAATAGTTTCCGAGTTTCTGTCACTAAAACACACGCCCTGAAGTCCAAACAATCATCTATTCGCTGGAATGCAGTAGCTTCAAATATGGTGCTTTTGCTTGGTTGCTAATGGTAGTTGGAATGCCAATTCTTTCTGGGACAGTGATTATGAATCATTGGTACAATTTCCTGCAGGTTTACATAGTCAGAGCTGTCAGCTGCTCTAAGCAAGAGGAAGGAGGAAGTGATGCTGGAGAAACACCAAAAGAGAAGACGAAGCAGAGAAAGAAAGACAACACTCGATCAAAAGATTCAATACGGCCAGAAGAAGATGCTTCCTCAAAGGCTTCAGGTCGGAGGCGGAGTAGCAGACTAAAGTGATTTCAGATTTCAAGTATGTCAAAGCTTTGTTTTTTCGCCTGAAGAAGGTATTCCTTGTTGAAGGCTTTAGGATGGAGTAGCAGCAGCATATTAAAGTGATTTCAGCTCACAAGTATGGCAAAGCTTTGTTTTTGTTGAGGGCAAGACGTACAAATCGAAAATGTATTTCCAATTCCTCGTATAGGATTGTGAGTGACGGATGGGTTTCTTGTTGATATTTGCTTCGGCGCCATTTTTTTGGCTGCAACCAAGTGGAGTATAGTAGTTGGTCGCTTCATTTGTTAACTACAAATCTGCAATGACTTGCTGTTCTGCAGAATTGGTGATTAACTATTGGGTTAATTGCAATTTACCCCCTGAAGGTAAACCCTGATTTTTACTTTATTCCCTAACCTTTATTTTGTGTCACTTAACCCCCTAAGAGATAAAAATACCCCTCTATCATgtaagttttttttcttttttttttttcctctcctctCTTTTTTATTCCAAATTAGCTTTCTTTTACCAAATTTTTATttctaagaaaataataaatttctctAACAAAAAATTTAGGATGTCCATTCTCCAATTTACAAAATTagaataattatatatattttttaccaatcaatttcatctattttttaatttaagaaattaaaaaaattattctatttccttataattataccATCCACAATCAATTACGCATTCTTACAATCATTCACATATCCGCACCAGACATTTTTTTGTGGTTCTTCCTATAATGAGTTTTTGTTTATTAGgatattttttatcctttttttttaaataatcaaaTGTTAGTAATCGTTTCACACGAAAGCTTACCACCATCAATTTAGAGTGGTCAAAATCAAATTGCAAGTTAAAACTCAATGATTAAAgtagaaattttgaaaataaaaacttaGAATAATAGAGAGGTATATTTGTCTCTTAAGGGGCcaattgacaaaaaataaaagttagggTGATTTCTTAAGGGAATAAATTGACAGTAACCCTTAACTATTTATTATGGCAGCCAAAGGGGTGTACTCAGAACAGGTTTGGTCGCCAAGATTTCCATCCCTCCAATATACAAAACCAGTAATTACTTCCCTTTTTTCACATGTCCCCATCTTTTTTAATCTCTTTATCTTATCTGAAGGTTTGCTGCACTTATCATGCAACTTTTTCCTACAGTCAATTATTACTAGTGTTTCAGATTAAGACATCACTCACCATGTTCTTCCCACCTGGCAGTTTTACAGATATGTATTCTGCACGATTGCTACAGGTATACCCTTATGGTCCAATATGGCATATGATAACTCAGCTACTTGATGGTCCATCTGGAATGGATTACAAATTTATCCGGAAACTTTGATTCGATATTTATTTCATTGTGGATTACAAATTTATCAGTTTGCTGTTTCCACATTAAACTTGTAGGTTAAAGTTGTAAGCAACTCTCCCCAAATCCACAACATGCTTTTGTGCCATACTTCAGAACCGAAGGAAATAAATCATAATGGAAATTAAGCAGAACCTCGTACCCATTCACAGCAATTTTTAATTTTGGGAATGCTGAATTCGACAGCATAAATAACATttaaaactcaaaatttaacCGGAAAGAGAGCTGACATTGAAGTGTACGATAAAATTCAAACCAAGGGTTTTAAAACACGCTGTAAATAACAGTTTCAAGCAAAGCGACTAAATTATAAAAAAGCCCCACATCATCCAACAGTACTAGTGACAAAATGCTAATGAAGTAAACTAAGAAGTTGCTTCTAAAAACGCTCTTCCAGGTTGACGGTTCGCCAATGGTCCATGGCAACCAAGAAGCTGCAAGATTTGAACAAAACCAAGTTAGCACTAGCCTTACAACCAAAAGTCAAGAGTACAATCAAAGAATAGCAACACAAGCAAAGACAGCTCCAAATCAAACAAAGATAGCAGCAACAAACCTTGGCATTAACACCATCTGGAAGAATACGATTCTCTTGCTTCCATTTGACATAGTCTGTGCGGCTGAACTTGGTGAATCCCCTGAAATTCAGGCCAAAAAAATGTGACAAGaccaaaaacaaacaaaacttcATGTAAAGAGCAATAGAGCAGACAATGATTGATTGTGAATTTTGAAATAACTTAAAGAGCATAAAGTTTCTCCTCCCTACATGTGCAATTCATATTATAGATCAATTTCTTAAAAGATCAAAACCAAATTATGGAAAATAAACCTACAAGATGGACTCTAAGAAGGAATTCTAGAGTACTGTGTTAATATAAACAGAGAGGAAAGCACTTTTAATGAGAATGTTGACAAGAAGCTGAGACTATTAGGTGTGCACACTAAGATATGCTATGAACAACCAGTAAAAGATACCTATGCACTGTTTTAGCAATAAAAGCCACAGTAAAAGGTGGTGAAACATACCACTTCCTGCTAACAATGATCTTTTGGCGACCAGGAAACTTGAACTTGGCACGGCGCAAAGCCTCTTGAGCGTGGTGGCTGTTAGCATCCTTACAGCGTACAGAGAGAAGTACCTGACCAATAGCAACACGAGCACATGTTCCTTGTGGCTTCCCAAAAGCACCCCTCATACCAGTTTGAAGCCTATCAGCTCCAGCACATGACAACATCTTGTTAATACGCAGGACATGGAAAGGATGAACTCTGACCCTCAAATGGAATGCGTCCTTCCCAGCATACTTAGTCATGTACTTGTTGCAAGCAATACGAGCAGCCTCAAGTGCTTCACTGGAGACATTCTCCTTTTCCCAACTAACCAAATGGACACAGAATGGGAACTCATCAACTCCCTTCTTCTTCATGCCAACATCATAGATCCTGATCTTTGGATCTGGAACACCTCGGCAGTACCTTGACTTTGGATAGGGTTTGTTTTTAATCTGACGGTAACACCTCGCAGGTCCTGCTCAGTTGGAATAAAAACCATCTTAAAACCATCACAGTGATATTAATAGATCACTATATTCATTTCCAAATAACACTAAGCTTTACAACAAGTTCAAAACCAACCACAAGGTAGGAATATTACATcaaatggatttggaatgaatAGCACTAGAATGTACCTAACCATACTAACATTCAATAAAGATTTGTAATGGAACAGATTAAAAAAAACAACTAGCACGGCATCAAAAGATTAGCAACAGACGATAAATCAACCACATTCCATATTTTatacaaaattgaaataaatccgTCAAATATTACAGGTTCATAAATCATGAAACCAGAGGTAACGCAACTACAGATTCATAAATTGAGCAATCATTAAAAACATGAAAAAATCTAAGCTATACAACAGCCCCAACatttgataaattacaaaaaaaaaaaccataagAATATCAGCAACCGTACAACTTCAGACATCCGGTAAAATCACAAATAAATCGCtaaaaaaaaccaagaaaaacatCCCATTTCCGCCAAACCATAATTGCTTTCAACGAGATAAGGATCTAACCTTCCATCATTTTAATTAACACGCATAAAAAAAACTCACATAATCGTCAATCAATATCAGAAGTAGAAGGAAAGGagcaaaaaaatcagaaatccTAGACGTAATTTGAAGATCCAAAACATCATTGATTTCCCAAATAACGACGACTTCTAAGCTAGACATGAAATTAAAACCAAAACGATGTTCTTTAACACATGAAATCATGTTTCAGAAAAGGTCTACAATCGTCTATAGGAGGATAAAAGAGAGCTTACTTCTCCCCATGGCGCAGGTCTTCTTGAGAGGTTGAGAGCTGCGGCTTCGCAGGACAGACAATTACTATGAAAAAGCCCTAGCTAAGCGGCTGAAATGCTGCTTATATATGGATTCAGGAGGCGTAGGGTAAAAGAAGAAATTGACTTGGGCCGTGTGGGCTTACGTGTGGGCTTACGTCATGGGCAATTATTAAACTAGACGGACCGACACGGTTTGCCTGAAAAGTGTTAGCCCAATTGTCAAAGCATCATCGACTGGGATTGTTAGAGAAGCTTCCAGAATTGGGCTAAGGATTTGGGTACCCAGGTGTACTGAACTTCCGATTTGCatattcaattcaaatttttgtCATTCATTTACATGGTCTATTTGACCCACTTTATCCACAATTATAATTTATCCCTTTAACATATATCTAGATTTTCACTTTACCCCTTTTTTTGtgtcacttaaccccctttaagACAAAACTACCCTCTTGTTatgctgatttttttttatttttcttctctaTTATCTTTTCCAATTCCAAATtagttttctttcaaaattttattttgagcaaataaaaaatttgtttaACTAAAATTTTGGGATGTCCATTCTctaattataaaattaaagAAACCATATATTTACCCATCTATTAGTTAATTAAAAAATCAATTTTATCTATTATCCaattaagaaattaagaaaaaaattttgtattctATTTCATTATAAGTGGACGATGCAAAATCAATTAACGATTTTTACAATTACAAGTTCACATGTCAGTAATTTGGACCCTTTTTTgtcctctttttctttaataaatttttgcTTATTGGGGTccttttttacctttttttaaaaaaaaaaaaattaaatgttaGTCCATTTCCTAATATATCTACTCCCCACATGTGAAACTTTATCACTATCATTTACAAGAGTCAAAATTGATCCATGTTAAAATTcattggaaaaaaattaaaatcttaACGTAGTAGAGAGATATATTCGTCTCTTAAAAAGCTTAAGTGATACAAAATAAAAGTTAAGAGGTAAAATGAAAATTAGAATGTGCCTTGGGGGGATAAATTGCGATTAACCCTTAACTACAGAACCCGTAATCATACGACCTGCCAAATCCCTGAAGTGTTAACTGGATTGCCTGCACCTGCACCTGCACCACAACTTAAGTTCAAAACCAATCTTTCTATAAGCGTCCATATACGGTTGTGTCCCTCGGAGTTGGAGATTATTTTGAATTACGGAATGGTGGTGAGCACTAACTGAAAAGGCATGCAGCATTCCAAACAGGCAAACACGGTACTACACTAGTAACTAATTCTCCATGTAGGGCTTATGAACGAACATAGCCATGCTACTGGACATTCTTGGTTTACCTTTCAGATCATGCAATGTTCTGTTGATCTGATAACTTTCTAAGATTTGTGTGGGCATACTGTCCTGAATGGCTGTTTCTTAGAATGACACTTGCGCAATTTCATCGTTGGGATCAACCGCATGCTTCCTAGCATAGTGGAAATTTCTCAACTGCATCAGCATATGAGCTGGATTGGCAGTCAGAAGAACTTCCAGAAGCAGACCCCAACTGGGAGAGAAGATATGGAAACTAAAAGGTCCAAGTAGATGGCAATTTCTTCTGTGGATAGCAAGACATGGTCGAATGTTAATTAATGTAGAGAAACACAGAAGACATCTCCATGTAGATGGGAAATGTCGGTTATGTGGAAGCAAGAGAGACACAGCAATACACGCAGTAAGGGACTGTGAATGGATTAGCAGAAATAAGGAAGCAGCTGGTGCATCCCTCAAAATGGAGAGAGTTCAAATCCAGGACCCCTAACACAGTGGATGGACTGGAATGTGAACCAAAGAATGATTGGGAAGCAGAAAGAGGTATACTGGCCAATGTTGATTCAACAAGTGGTTCATTGGGCATGGATAGCAAGGAATGAGAAAGTGTATCAAGGACTGGAAAGAAAGATGAAAGTACAGCCACGATATCTGATACGACAGGCCCTAGTGGCACATGAATTAAATTTGCGTTTTGCATACCGTTTTGACGCATTAAATTTTCAGAAAGCATCCAAAATGCAAAAGATCAAGCAGAAAGGTATGGATTTTGCATTTTCTATAGCTAAACCATTAAGCTGCGAATGTTGCAAATAAGATGTAATCACATAATCTATACATAAAATGACTCCTCCCACCTACCGCTGCAAAATGATAATTACAGGAAGAAAGGTCTATATTTATCTAGGTGTAATGGTGGGAACAACTCCGCTAACAAGGTCACTACCAGAGACATCTGATGAAAGAAAAGGATTTCTCATCGTGGAAGATGAAGATGGAGTTGTTGTGGTTTCAACCTTTCCAGGGTCAGTAACCAACGAGTCAACCAGTACAGTATCAGACTCTGGCATCATGAGCCATATACTCTCAAGTTCTCGAACCACTTCAGCCATCGAAGGCCGGGCGTCAGTCTCCTCTTGGCAACATTTTAGAGCCAGGTTGATGAACTTTTCCACACATTCAGATGGATACGATCCCATGCTATCATCAATGACTGAGAATATCATACCAGAACGGTATGCTATATTTACCTGAAACAGATTGACGACTATCTTAACTAAACTGTATAATAGTTCTAATAATAAAGCTAGCATGCAGGGTTATAGATTGAAGGGATGAAACAATTACAAAGATTGAGAAAATGAATCATTCACAATACTATTGATACCTCAAAATGATGGAAGAAAGACACAATAAAAGTCTACGTTAGGACTCTTTTGGACCATCTCAACTCTCTTTAGAAAATATTTCAATTAATACCATATTTGTAACCTTACCTGCCAAACTTAttagaaattatcaaataaaacaCAAATTATTGAAtaggaaaactactaaaaactaGACTCCAATAAGGCTattaaataaatgaatgaatagaAACTTCTAGGCTTGGTTTAAAGTGGGACCTACATAAACCATGCATATTTGAAGAGCACCCAAGCTTGGGGATTGGGAGTTGACTGGAAAGATGTGAACGAATCAAGGTGAAATCTGACAGAACTATGAAGCACCACAGTAATGTGCAAGCGCTTGCCAGAATACTATACTGTTTTTAGCTTAAAGACAAGAAATGGTGAGACAAATACCTCTCTGACAATGTTTTTGCCATGCGATATTGGGTGCATCCCAGTCAATAGCTCCAAAAACACAACACCAAGGCTATAAACATCACTCTTGTCAGTAAGCTTATGTGTAAGGAAATATTCTGGGTCAAGATATCCCTGCAGAGGACACGTATTCAAGTTTTCATGAGTAGAACGGATAAGCAAATGTATGTATAAGTAAGCTAGTGGCCTTATTCAAGTAGATTCTGCTACACTGAGCCCCAGATGGGTAAACGTGCTGAATGGCTCTCATCAGTATTTTAAAAATCCGATGAAGCCTTTCAAAAGATTCAAAAGTATTCAGAAAGAGCTATAAAATTGCATTTGAAATCCCAAACATATTACAAAAGACCATGGCAGTTACTTACACATGCATCATACTTACCGGAGTTCCCTTAACAACAGTAGATACATGAGCAGGCAGCATTCCTTCAACATCAGGAACAGGAGCAAGCCTTGAAAGTCCAAAATCTGCAACCTTTGCAGTAAGTTTAGAGTCCAACAGTATGTTGCTTGCCTTAATGTCCCGGTGGAATATGGGAGGATTAGCTTCCGTATGTAGGTAGAGGATGCCCTTAGCTGATCCCAAAGCAATTCTCAACCTCATAGCAAACGTTCGAGGCTCCTTTGACTTCCCTGCAACACTTCAAGCATTAATTATCTGCTGCAATTGAGTGGCTGTGTGATCATCTTAACTAAATGTTTTGTGCATGCAAGAGTGATTTTGTGCTGCAGAGGCCGGGGGTGGGAGGGGGGGGGGAGTCAGCTCATCATCAACATTAGTGAAGTCAATAATCTAGTATAGAATGGCCCTAAGACCCATATTTGGAATCAACAGAGAAATAAACTTTAGGAGGAAGTTAATAGAAATACCAGATATGTTATCTCTTAAGGTACCATTAGACATGAATTCATAAATCAACATCTgcatcaaaaataaaaatgaaccaTTAGTCATGAGAAactttttgaaaaaacaaaGCAGTACTAGTGTAGAGG encodes:
- the LOC113774249 gene encoding probable protein phosphatase 2C 55, with the protein product MNPYTIRNFWVPADPSDNRQWAPMEASDYRRFAPTVLAVAVKDILPVELNPWQRVSAEASDFRRWIPTAASDFLPVELNSKKSSATPSVGLKMVAGSAYLPKDNPEKPEGDDAHFVSLEAQTIGVADGVGGWCKQGIDAGKYARDLMKNSRVAAESEPNGAVNPKRVMQEAYSNTKAPGSSTACIITLSGNALQAANVGDSGFIVVRDGKVVYQSPVQQHYFNCPYQLGNSKDDPSLAQELQVAVQKGDIVVAGTDGVFDNLHGFEIEEVIKSSSNKGDKPDYMACTIANLALYNSFDRYAADTPFARKSREAGHSHKGGKVDDITVIVAWIQ
- the LOC113779786 gene encoding putative B3 domain-containing protein At5g58280 isoform X1; protein product: MAKDNDANTYEEARKQRVLDNKKRFEDLGILSISKSLSEVSKSEKKSQQRSLSRPKPNDVYMVEPRRSSRARTQVTSYRDDVDVDLPRMRKRSKWSSSWASYLARPMEEVRAASYEERSRARLSAEKLQSNLQLENPSFIKSMVRSHVYSCFWLGLPSSFCEDHLPKSTVDMVLEDEEGLEFEAVYISKRSGLSGGWRAFALEHKLDDGDALVFELIEPTRFKVYIVRAVSCSKQEEGGSDAGETPKEKTKQRKKDNTRSKDSIRPEEDASSKASGRRRSSRLK
- the LOC113779786 gene encoding putative B3 domain-containing protein At5g58280 isoform X2, with protein sequence MAKDNDANTYEEARKQRVLDNKKRFEDLGILSISKSLSEVSKSEKKSQRSLSRPKPNDVYMVEPRRSSRARTQVTSYRDDVDVDLPRMRKRSKWSSSWASYLARPMEEVRAASYEERSRARLSAEKLQSNLQLENPSFIKSMVRSHVYSCFWLGLPSSFCEDHLPKSTVDMVLEDEEGLEFEAVYISKRSGLSGGWRAFALEHKLDDGDALVFELIEPTRFKVYIVRAVSCSKQEEGGSDAGETPKEKTKQRKKDNTRSKDSIRPEEDASSKASGRRRSSRLK
- the LOC113761848 gene encoding 60S ribosomal protein L10, which encodes MGRRPARCYRQIKNKPYPKSRYCRGVPDPKIRIYDVGMKKKGVDEFPFCVHLVSWEKENVSSEALEAARIACNKYMTKYAGKDAFHLRVRVHPFHVLRINKMLSCAGADRLQTGMRGAFGKPQGTCARVAIGQVLLSVRCKDANSHHAQEALRRAKFKFPGRQKIIVSRKWGFTKFSRTDYVKWKQENRILPDGVNAKLLGCHGPLANRQPGRAFLEATS